In the genome of Dyadobacter fermentans DSM 18053, the window TTTACTGTGCTGTATTGGGCGTCCACAAACGGGACAATCTGTTTCCGCAGCTCTTCTTCGAACAATTTGTAGGTTTTTTCGAGATGCTTCGGGTCGCTGCGGTGAATGACCTGGTTGTTGGGCATCGCGATGATCATCGGCTTGATTTTGCCTTCTGCAAGCAGGTTGTCCGCGATGAAATTCGCGCGGCCGTCGATTGTCCAGCCGGAGGCCAGCTCGCCGCTGCCGCCAAGCAGGTACAGCACCGGGTATTTCTTTTTGGGGTCGTAGCCAGGCGGCGTGTAAACGAACATTTCGCGTTCGCCATTCAGCACATCGGAATGGTAAATATGCCTCGCAATGCTTCCATGCGGCACATGGCGTGCGTCATAATAGGCAGGCCCGTTCCCGTGCACGACGAGGTTGCTGTACCCGGGCTGATTGGAAGTACCCGTGAGCGTGTTGTTCGGGTCGGCCACGGCTACACCGTCCACGAGGAAGCGGTACACATAAATATTGGGTGTTATTGGTCCCACCGTCAGTGTCCAGAGCCCTTCCTGGTTCTTGGTGAAGGGAATATTTTCTTTACTCTTCAAGGCGAGCAGAACGGGGCCGCCCGTGAGTTCAACTTTTTGTGCATCAGGTGCTTTGAGGCGGAATGTAACCGTGTGGTCGTCGCGCACCTCCGGCGAAATCACATTGCCGCCATACGGCACCAGCTGCTCGGTGTTCTTCTGCGGTGCCCAGTCGAGGTTAACGTTGGCCTGCTGCGCGGCACCGATCATCGGACTTGCCAGCAGGGAGGAAATGATAATGTACTGTTTCAAGGGTTTCATCAAAAATCATATTTCAAAAACAAAGACGATGAAACGCGCGGGATACTCTACCATGCGTCACGCCAG includes:
- a CDS encoding esterase — translated: MKPLKQYIIISSLLASPMIGAAQQANVNLDWAPQKNTEQLVPYGGNVISPEVRDDHTVTFRLKAPDAQKVELTGGPVLLALKSKENIPFTKNQEGLWTLTVGPITPNIYVYRFLVDGVAVADPNNTLTGTSNQPGYSNLVVHGNGPAYYDARHVPHGSIARHIYHSDVLNGEREMFVYTPPGYDPKKKYPVLYLLGGSGELASGWTIDGRANFIADNLLAEGKIKPMIIAMPNNQVIHRSDPKHLEKTYKLFEEELRKQIVPFVDAQYSTVKDRKGRAIAGLSMGGRHTQAVGFNAIDLFSSFGILSAGDLEPEKLNPAFFQDARTKDKVSYLLIGLGTGEQDFVGKRSATTHAALDKIGVKHEYFIGGDGAHDWGTWRLLLHDKLLPNLFK